The DNA region ATACCTTTCCTTCCGTCGCATGGAACAGAATGATGGGAAACTTCCGTTGTTCAAGTTCTACTTTCATCGATTTTGGAGGTATTAAACGTGTTTACGATGTATGCTTTCATTTATTCTTGTGAGAGATTGCACGCAATGTTCTTTAGTATCAGAGGATAAAAGATCGTGTAAACTATTCTtgaattgcaaaaaaatgtattttcacaaagtGGTGCGAAACTGTGGAAGAAGACACCAACCTGTTTTTGAGACTTACCGATGCATGAActcattaattttaagaaaaacattcATATCCTTTTGTATTCTTTGTTGAACGACAATTATTTTAAACCTTGAAGTTTTCACTAAGCTAACTAGTGTAAATTCATAGCTCTGCAATTCATAGCTCTCAATTGTTTTGCATGTTCTTCCCATTTGTTCCTTTCGTTCCTTTCCGTCTTTCGATTCTCGTCCTCCCTTACTTTTCTCTTAACTAGAATTAGGTGATTATTTTCGCTCAAAAGGCAAGACTAACTGAGGCTATTTGGGAGGTCATGCTTGTATATTTGAGTGTGTTTACAAAAAGTGAAAATTAAAGATGTCAGTTGAAGGCTGCAATTTCATGTTCTCTTGGAAGGCAAGGATATTGATGGTCTCTGTGGAAACCACGTCCCTTCTTTCGGGGACTTTTTCTATGAGACTAAAATTGCGATTTTGTGATTTCGTGGATCTGTATAAGTACGGTTGTCGTACTATGATCTTCACATCTCTGCGGAATCTCGTCTTCAAGCGCCAACAACCTAACTAccttttggcttccatcaataaAACTTCCGAAGCCAAGCCAAGAGTTTACCCGAAACCACTGATGCCAAACTCAATTGACAACCTATCAATcggcatctttggttcccacggtacatttGTACTTTCTAACTCGACGCTGGGAAAAACGATGAAATCTGTACGAATCTTTGTACTGGAGAACCTCTAAAAGGATATTATAATGGTATTCGAGCTGTGAACAAAGCGAAACTCCAGGTCACTTTCCGAAGGCAGAGTCGATCTTCGGCCGGCtatgttcagaaatttgattgatgaaaGCCAAAACCCAGTTTGGCGCTCAgcgcttgaaggtgagattcttCAGAATCATGAAAATCGCCGTAAATGTCAGGTGGTTCCATATCACACAATCAAACTAAACCCCAAAACAGTAATTGGCCACGTATCCCCGCTCCTGTCGCCCtcagtacatgtatttccttTGAGTTCTactgatttgtttatttattgcgTGCCATGCTTCTTCTTAGGTTGACACCGAGTTACATGTttgtgattttattttattccaaTTTGTACGCATTTCTTGGTGAGGGTCCATATTGGTTTTCCAGTCAGAATAGCACCTTGTGTGAAAAGTACTGGTGGACAAATTTGCTGTACATCAACAATTTTTATCCAACGAATTCGGGTAATCAGGTAAGGTATACGCTTGTGGTTCCTTTGTATCGGAAGACAGAAGATGTGTAAAAAATTTCTGTTCAACAAAATATGATGAATGCAAAGTGATGCAAATCTACACGTAGACCCATCTGTTAAATCTGTGAATGCTTCATAATTTTTAGTGAAGTTTTTGTACAGCTATTCCATTATTAGCccgcgtagcaagcgtttccgtggatTTTGGTCGTGCAAAAAATGGGGCGTGGCATTTTGCGCTACCAGAACGTCAAAAATCGTGTTCCCCCACGGAGACGCTTGCTACGCCGGCCATTCCATTGTCAAACAAATCACCCAAAACGGGTAAAAATCAAACTGCACAATAGTCGCAAGTGCTAAAAAATTCTGGTTTTCTCTTACTCCCAATGAACTGCTCCTTAGTAACCTCTTACCCCAGGTGGGGTCAACGTTTGCAGTTCATAAGGTTGCCATCGCGTAGAGTTTAATGTACTGTGATGATGATAAAGTAAGTTATGATGTGGTTTGCAGTGTCTTGGCTGGTCGTGGTATCTCGCTAATGACATGCAGTTTTACATCATCAGTCCTTTGGTCATATTTCTGGTCAAAAGGTAGGTGTTACCATGCAACAACTGCTAACATGCGGCAATGAAGTGAACGGAAAATCATTGCACGTAGCgaggcaatttaagcaataattccCAAAAAAAGTCAGAACATTCTTTGGACTTCAATGACATTCAAACTCAGAAACTCTAAGATGTCAGTGCGATGCTCTAGCAACTGAGCATAGAAGCCGTATCTTTTGAGGTCAACTCAATTTATTGGGTTTGCGTGAGaatttaacaaaatgaaagGCATATGAGGTGTAGATTAGAGACAAAATTAACAAATGGTCCCCTCACTTGCCTTTCATTGATTTGCCTCGTCTCTGACATTTCAACAACTTGATAAGGGCGAAACATGAATTACTCCGTCGTGGACTTGAGCTTAGGTTATCGTGGCTGCAGAAATCCTTTCCACAACTACTTGCCCCAATATTTCCAGGACTACAAACCTCAAAAGTCTTTTCCAAGACTTGCCTATCTGTAAAGACCTATCCCCAGGGAAAGAGGGATCGAACAAACTAGCCCTCGACTGCTATTTCAAGCGACGCTTAGCAGGATAGGCATGAGAAATATAAGCTGTTATTGCTGGAAAGGAGTTACTGACCGTTCTGCTGTTGGTGCTGTGATCGACTTGTTTGAAATTTTCGTTCCTTGTTTTAAAGTTCCACTTGAAACCAAACTCGCTTTAACGTGCACTGTTCTGTTTTCTTCGTTTAGATTCAAGTGGAAAGAAGTGTTTGCCAGTGTGGGTGGACTTCTCgggatttcttttgttgtcaCAGCAGTTATAATTGATTACTATGAACTAAAAGTAATACTATTCGGCCGGGGCGGTGGGTGAGTGTTCGatgattgtttgtttttttttttcccatgtttctttgttttttttttttaacaacatcaACTACGAACAGAAAGACAAAAccatttaaagtgcctatgaagtaaaacaTACCGTTTTTCTCactttaaagacctttcaaatgatgaagaacggtgttttctattttggaatatcgTCTTTCGTtacagagatattcaagtttttgttcaaaaattgatgacGTAATAACATGTACACATGACTGCAATAAATCACAACATTGAGAATATCTCCAAAACtattggatgggtgttgttcaaacttggcatcGGTAATCTACGTCAACAAGACACAAAATGATACCTACCatgctgttgccatggcaatcaTTTTTTGTTGCTGGGTCTATTTAAAGCAGGATTGATTTTAAGTAatgctatgatcctcgcagttatggacgcaattttagcaattgcgttgagaagcctgacaaattcaggactccaacggggtttgaacctgtaacctcacgataccggtgcgacgctctaaccgactgagctacatgcATGAAGACGTtgagaactggtcatttgtgggttctaattttctcGTGAGGggtgaatcaatgaacgaaataatatatgaaattaatcatatactgaactgcggatatgaaaattgctaaaattgcgtttataactgtgaagatcatagcattacttgatttcatatccgcacttcagtatatgattaatttcatatatcatttcgtagGATTGAATTTTGTTGTTATTGTCGTAATAAGACATATTCACTCTTGTTAATCTTATACAGAGGTG from Montipora capricornis isolate CH-2021 unplaced genomic scaffold, ASM3666992v2 scaffold_139, whole genome shotgun sequence includes:
- the LOC138034638 gene encoding nose resistant to fluoxetine protein 6-like isoform X1; translation: MATYIPKLDLHFHGFSAWAAEIVLFFVKSWSEIRTLKHLSVTGFFVRFLLCFSITRNTSKIMDCSVPPGAITSVNGVRVLSLWWIILGHTYTAIVTSGILNDILLLLNIVHRFTFGTISNAFFAVDSFFVLSGLLVAYLSFRRMEQNDGKLPLFKFYFHRFWRLTPSYMFVILFYSNLYAFLGEGPYWFSSQNSTLCEKYWWTNLLYINNFYPTNSGNQCLGWSWYLANDMQFYIISPLVIFLVKRFKWKEVFASVGGLLGISFVVTAVIIDYYELKVILFGRGGG
- the LOC138034638 gene encoding nose resistant to fluoxetine protein 6-like isoform X2 encodes the protein MELSTLFKESTGSLSSLELSSSQLAGFFVRFLLCFSITRNTSKIMDCSVPPGAITSVNGVRVLSLWWIILGHTYTAIVTSGILNDILLLLNIVHRFTFGTISNAFFAVDSFFVLSGLLVAYLSFRRMEQNDGKLPLFKFYFHRFWRLTPSYMFVILFYSNLYAFLGEGPYWFSSQNSTLCEKYWWTNLLYINNFYPTNSGNQCLGWSWYLANDMQFYIISPLVIFLVKRFKWKEVFASVGGLLGISFVVTAVIIDYYELKVILFGRGGG